GGTGCCATCGTTTTCATTAACCCCAATGGATTGCGGCCTGAAAGTGATCCAGCAACCGTATATTGGATAGTCAACATGAGTAAATGAAGAATGATAATCATGATAAAGACAACCGCAAATACAGATAATACCTTAGCAACTTCCCCGCTATACGTCATATTTAGAAATATTCCAAAAATATGGAATGGTAAAAGCGGTATAATGACAAATGAAATGACCCGTTCAATTAATACATTGAATTCTTCAAAGACAGCTAACATCGATTTACTACTAATCGCTGCCATACCGATTCCGAATAAGAAGGAAATCAAAAGCGCTGACATAACCCCCATTATCGGCGTCATTTCAAGTTCAAAAAACGCTTCTGCTGGAACTCTTGTCCCTTCTTTAACAGTTGCATTTGCAAAGTTACCAATAAAGTTTGGCAATAATGTTGTCGCTGAAAAAAAGGCAAGAATACCGGCTGCAATTGTCGATAAATAGGCAACAAACGCCGCCAGACCTAAAAGTTTTCCAGATCCTTTTCCTAGCTTTGCAATACCTGGCGCAATAAATGCAATAATGATTAACGGAACAACGAAATTCAGAAAGCCGCCAAATATCATGTTGAAAGTTGCAAATAAGCTTACAAATCCTTTTGCAAAACCTTCACCTATCATAGGTGTAAGTAATCCCAAACTAATTGCCAATGCGATCGCTATGACAATTCTCCATATCAGGCCTATCTTAATTTTCAAATCCATTTCCCCCTAAAATGATATTTTTTTATGCTCAATCCTACGATAACATAACAAAAAGTGAAATGTTTATTTATTTCAAAGAAATTAATTGGAAAAGATGGGAATTGGATAAAATTCAAAGAAAAAACCGGCCCCCGAAAATTTAGGGAACCGGGCGATTAGCGTCATCCAGTAATTATGTAGCGTTAGTTAATAGGAATGCCCATTTCAATCGGGGCTTTCTGTACATCGAATTGGTCACTGTATTTTTCGTTATATATATGACAGGCCACCCAATGGTCTTTCTTCTTTTCTATCAATTTCGGCACCACTTCACTACATATATCTTTCGCGAAGGGGCATCTCGTTCTGAAACGACAACCACTTGGCGGATCGATTGGACTCGGTATATCTCCTTTGATAATCATTCTTTCTCGATTACGTTCTAATATTGGATCTGAGATGGGTATAGCACTTAATAACGCCTGTGTATAAGGATGCAAGGGTTCTTCAAATAGCGCATCACTAGTTGTTACTTCAGCCATGCTCCCCAAATACATGACACCCACACGATCACTAATGTGTTTGACCATCGATAAATCATGTGCGATAAACAAATAGGTTAAGCCGCGTTCTACTTGCAATCTTTTTAGTAAATTGACAACTTGTGCCTGAATGGAAACATCTAAAGCCGATATCGGTTCATCAGCAACGATAAATTGCGGATTTACCGCTAAAGCTCGGGCAATCCCTATCCTTTGGCGCTGACCGCCACTAAACTCATGCGGATATCTATTGCCATGTTCACTATTAAGTCCGACAGTTTCCAGCAATTCGTTGACCTGGGCAGTTCGTTCAGCATTATTTTTTACTAAACCATGAATATCGAGCCCTTCCGCAATTATATCCTTAACGGTCATTCTAGGATTTAGTGATGCATAAGGATCTTGAAAAATCATCTGCATGTTTCGATTGAATTTCTTCAATTCTTTTTTCGATTTTTTCGCATGCACATTTTCACCTTGAAAGTGCACTTCTCCACCACTTGCCTCATATAGACGCATGATTGTACGGCCAGCAGTGGATTTTCCACAGCCGGATTCGCCTACCAAGCCGAATGTTTCACCTTTGTAAATATCAAATGTAATTCCATCGACTGCCTTCAAAATCTTGTTTCGATCCACTTTAAAATGCTTTTTCAAATCTTTTATTTCAAGTAATTTCTCTCGATTTTCAGACATGTTGCTTATAACCTCCTACGATAGCAGTTTCCGGGATTTCTACTTTAGGAGCACGTTCATCCAATAACCAGCATGCTGTCTTTTGCGTATTCGATAATACCGTGTACTCAGGCATATCATTTTTGCAGACTTTCATAGCATATGGGCACCTCGTGACAAATGGACATCCTTTTGGAGGATCCGATAAGTCCGGCGGTGAACCCGGAATTGCTAATAGCTCTTCCCCTTTACTATCTACTTTCGGCATTGAACCTAGCAATCCCCAAGTATAAGGATGCTTAGGGTTATAGAATATCTCATCTACATTTCCTGTTTCTACAATTTTCCCGCCATACATAACTGCAACTCGATCTGCTACGCTTGACACAACCCCCAAATCATGTGTAATCAATATGATTGCTGTGCCAGTTTTCTCCTGCAAATCACGCATAAGCTCTAAGATTTGCGCCTGAATCGTCACATCTAGCGCAGTTGTTGGTTCGTCGGCTATCAGTATTTTAGGATTACAAGCTAAAGCAATCGCAATCATCGCGCGTTGCCTCATACCACCCGAATATTGGTGTGGGTATTGATTAATCCGGGTTTCCGCGTTAGGTATTCCAACAAGTTTCAACAATTCAATACCGCGCGAAAAGGCTTGTTTCTTCGTCATGTTTTGATGCTTAATGAGACTTTCAGAAATTTGGTTACCTATCGACATGGTTGGATTCAATGACGTCATGGGATCTTGGAATATCATACTTATTTCTTTCCCACGAATCTCCTGCATTTGTTTTTCCGACTTCATAGTTAAATCTTCATTATTGAAAAGAATGGTTCCTCCATCGAACTTACCGGGAGGCATATCG
The sequence above is drawn from the Sporosarcina sp. 6E9 genome and encodes:
- a CDS encoding ABC transporter ATP-binding protein translates to MKKILKVNDLSVSFETYGADVKAVRGVSFELEEKETLAIVGESGSGKSVTAYSIMRLIDMPPGKFDGGTILFNNEDLTMKSEKQMQEIRGKEISMIFQDPMTSLNPTMSIGNQISESLIKHQNMTKKQAFSRGIELLKLVGIPNAETRINQYPHQYSGGMRQRAMIAIALACNPKILIADEPTTALDVTIQAQILELMRDLQEKTGTAIILITHDLGVVSSVADRVAVMYGGKIVETGNVDEIFYNPKHPYTWGLLGSMPKVDSKGEELLAIPGSPPDLSDPPKGCPFVTRCPYAMKVCKNDMPEYTVLSNTQKTACWLLDERAPKVEIPETAIVGGYKQHV
- a CDS encoding ABC transporter ATP-binding protein, translated to MSENREKLLEIKDLKKHFKVDRNKILKAVDGITFDIYKGETFGLVGESGCGKSTAGRTIMRLYEASGGEVHFQGENVHAKKSKKELKKFNRNMQMIFQDPYASLNPRMTVKDIIAEGLDIHGLVKNNAERTAQVNELLETVGLNSEHGNRYPHEFSGGQRQRIGIARALAVNPQFIVADEPISALDVSIQAQVVNLLKRLQVERGLTYLFIAHDLSMVKHISDRVGVMYLGSMAEVTTSDALFEEPLHPYTQALLSAIPISDPILERNRERMIIKGDIPSPIDPPSGCRFRTRCPFAKDICSEVVPKLIEKKKDHWVACHIYNEKYSDQFDVQKAPIEMGIPIN
- a CDS encoding dicarboxylate/amino acid:cation symporter, with the protein product MKIKIGLIWRIVIAIALAISLGLLTPMIGEGFAKGFVSLFATFNMIFGGFLNFVVPLIIIAFIAPGIAKLGKGSGKLLGLAAFVAYLSTIAAGILAFFSATTLLPNFIGNFANATVKEGTRVPAEAFFELEMTPIMGVMSALLISFLFGIGMAAISSKSMLAVFEEFNVLIERVISFVIIPLLPFHIFGIFLNMTYSGEVAKVLSVFAVVFIMIIILHLLMLTIQYTVAGSLSGRNPLGLMKTMAPAYFTALGTQSSAATIPVTLRQARKTGASERVTDFSIPLFATIHLSGSTITLVSCAIGVMLMNDMPIVFSSFLPFIFMLGVTMIAAPGVPGGAVMAAVGLLSSMLGFSEAMVALMIALYMAQDSFGTATNVTGDGALAVIVDKFTKDKVSVPDSQ